Below is a genomic region from Fusobacterium nucleatum.
TACCTTTATTACATCTTCTAAATCATCACCTTTTATATGTTCTAACTCAGAAAATTTTTGATTATCAATAGTAATATTTTTAGCACAGTAAATATGAAAATATGCCTTAGTATTATCACTCATAAATTCTTTTTTCTTTTTTCCTCTAAATAATCCAAACATTTTTCCCCCCTTAATAAATAAAATTATTTTTTTACTATAAATAATTATATCACAAGTAAAATACTTTTAAAAAGATAAAATTTAAAGTATAATAAAATTAAGATTTTTAAACTAAAATAAAAGGAGTATAGGGGATTTTTTATGGGAAGTATTATTGTAATTTTATTATTTTCATTATCACTTATAGTTTGTCTTTTATTAAAGTTTTCAGTTGTATATGCACTTATTATTGGTTATTTAATTTTTATAAGTTATGGATTTATGAAAGGACATAATTTAATAGTTTTAATTAAAAAATCTTTTGAAGGAGTATTAACAGTAAAAAATATATTATTAGTTTTCATTCTTATAGGAATTATTACTGCACTATGGAGAGCTTCTGGGACAATAGCTTTTATAGTTTATATGGGGTCAAAATTAATTTCACCCTCAATTTTAATACTACTTACTTTTTTACTTTGTTCTATACTTTCAGTTTTAATAGGAACCTCTCTTGGAACTGCTGCTACTATGGGTGTTATTTGTTTTTCAATTGGAAAAGCTATGGGCATTAATCCTTATTATGTTGGAGGAGCAGTTTTAAGTGGAATATATTTTGGTGATAGATGTTCTCCTATGTCAACTTCTGCTCTGCTTATTGCTGAACTTACTAAGACAGATTTATATACAAATATTAAATTAATGATAAAAACTTCTATTATACCTTTTATTGTAACTTGTTTATTTTATTTATTTTTAGGTTTTAAATCAATAGTTTCTTCTGTTAGTATAGATGTTACAGAAATTTTCAAACAAAATTATAATCTTAATATAATAGTTATAATCCCTGCTATTTTAATAATTATTTTTTCAATATTAAAAATAAATGTGAAGAAGACAATGATGGTAAGTATAGTTATAAGCTTTATTATTGCAATGTTTATTCAAAAGGAAAATATAGTTTCACTTATGAAATATTGTATTTTTGGTTATCATAATTCAAATGAAAAATTAAATTTAATGATGAAAGGTGGAGGAATATTGTCAATGGTCAATGTAAGTTTGATAGTTGGGATTTCCTCATCATACTCTGGAATTTTTAAAGAAACAAAAATGCTAGTTTCTTTAAAAAAACATTTAAAAGACTTTTCTAAAAAAACTTCAAGTTATTTTGTTATATTTTTAAGTTCTATTATTTCAGGGGCTATTGCTTGTAACCAGAGTTTAGGAACAATTTTAACTAATGAATTATGTGGAGAGCTTGTAGAAAAACAAAAGATGGCTATAATTTTGGAAAATACAATTATACTATTAGTAGGGCTTATCCCTTGGAATATTGCAATGGGAGTACCCTTAAAAACAATAGGTATTGGAGTTATGTCTGGGATTTATGCCTTCTATTTATATTTTTTGCCACTATGGAATTTATTTTTGGGAGTTATGGAAAAGAAAAAATAAAAAGGTTTATTATGAAAAAATTAATAGAAGAAAAATTATATCCATATCCAAGAAAATTTAGAAAAGTATTAAAAGAGTAATAAAAGCTAGAAAATTCTCTTGTTTAAATGATTATATAATCTTAAATGAATTATGTTAAAATTGTTATAGTTTAATAGAAGAAGAATAAAAAACTGCACCTCCAATCTTGTATCTGAGATTTTGGGTGCAGTTCAAAATTTGTAACAGTTTTTTCTTAAAATTCTTATTTATTTTTTAACAACATATTTAATTTTTCCTCTAAGTTTTTAATCTTTTCATCTTGTTCTTTCATTTTATTATCTTGTTTATTAACTTTGGCTTTTAAATCTTGATTTTCAACAGTTAATCTTTTAACTTCATTTTGAACAACATATTGAGGAGTTTCTTGATAAGTAACTCCACTACCTTTACCAAGTTTTAAAGTAAATCCTACATTAGCCATAGATTTAGA
It encodes:
- a CDS encoding Na+/H+ antiporter NhaC family protein, producing MGSIIVILLFSLSLIVCLLLKFSVVYALIIGYLIFISYGFMKGHNLIVLIKKSFEGVLTVKNILLVFILIGIITALWRASGTIAFIVYMGSKLISPSILILLTFLLCSILSVLIGTSLGTAATMGVICFSIGKAMGINPYYVGGAVLSGIYFGDRCSPMSTSALLIAELTKTDLYTNIKLMIKTSIIPFIVTCLFYLFLGFKSIVSSVSIDVTEIFKQNYNLNIIVIIPAILIIIFSILKINVKKTMMVSIVISFIIAMFIQKENIVSLMKYCIFGYHNSNEKLNLMMKGGGILSMVNVSLIVGISSSYSGIFKETKMLVSLKKHLKDFSKKTSSYFVIFLSSIISGAIACNQSLGTILTNELCGELVEKQKMAIILENTIILLVGLIPWNIAMGVPLKTIGIGVMSGIYAFYLYFLPLWNLFLGVMEKKK